Proteins from a single region of Hordeum vulgare subsp. vulgare chromosome 6H, MorexV3_pseudomolecules_assembly, whole genome shotgun sequence:
- the LOC123403088 gene encoding leaf-specific thionin DB4-like — protein sequence MAPSKSIKSVVICVLILGLVLEHVQVEGKSCCKDTLARNCYNTCRFAGGSRPVCAGACRCKIISGPKCPSDYPKLNLLPESGEPDVTQYCTIGCRNSVCDNMDNVFRGQEMKFDMGLCSNACARFCNDGAVIQSVEA from the exons ATGGCACCCAGCAAGAGTATTAAGAGTGTGGTCATTTGTGTTCTCATACTGGGTTTAGTTCTGGAGCATGTCCAGGTGGAGGGAAAAAGTTGCTGCAAGGACACGTTAGCTAGAAACTGCTACAACACTTGCCGTTTCGCGGGTGGTTCCCGTCCAGTCTGCGCAGGTGCTTGTCGTTGTAAAATCATAAGTGGTCCAAAATGCCCTAGTGACTATCCTAAACTGAATCTTCTCCCTGAATCCG GTGAACCAGATGTCACTCAGTACTGCACCATTGGATGCAGGAATTCTGTCTGTGACAACATGGACAATG TTTTCCGTGGCCAAGAGATGAAATTCGACATGGGACTCTGCAGCAACGCATGTGCCCGTTTCTGTAATGATGGTGCAGTCATTCAGTCTGTTGAAGCCTAA